The following proteins are co-located in the Numida meleagris isolate 19003 breed g44 Domestic line unplaced genomic scaffold, NumMel1.0 unplaced_Scaffold682, whole genome shotgun sequence genome:
- the LOC110391967 gene encoding zinc finger protein 664-like: MRRDVRGGLEQGEHLKKALGNHPGKRVRNALGCSTGQEQLEDVRSKEECQKKRQNLWDESGKSCKRYSSRVNHESIRPGERLCKCCDCAKSLRRSSDLIVHQRIHTGERPYKCPDCAKSYKSRAELTVHHHIHTEERPYRCSECGKGFKNRTELIRHQRIHTGKRPYKCRECGKGFKSSTDLIRHQLVHTGERPYKCPECGKSFKTRTDLSVHQRIHTGERPYKCAECGKGFKSRAELTVHQRVHTEERPYRCSECGKGFRSISNLIRHQRIHTGERPYKCPECGKSFKSSTELTVHQRIHTGERPYKCPECGKGFSRRSQLISHQRIHTGERPYKCPECGKGFSSSSHLIRHQGIHTGERPYKCPECGKSFKRSAHLICHQCIHTGERPFKCPECGNGFKSSSELTVHQRIHN, from the coding sequence ATGCGAAGGGATGTCCGTGGGGGCCTGGAGCAAGGAGAGCACTTGAAGAAGGCACTGGGAAACCATCCAGGAAAGAGAGTGAGGAACgcgctgggctgcagcacaggtcaggagcagctggaagacGTAAGGAGCAAGGAAGAGTgccagaagaaaaggcagaatcTGTGGGATGAGTCTGGGAAAAGCTGCAAGAGATATTCCAGCCGTGTTAACCATGAAAGTATCCGGCCTGGGGAGAGACTATGTAAGTGTTGTGATTGCGCAAAGAGCTTGCGAAGGAGTTCTGACCTCATTGTCCAtcagcgcatccacacaggagagagacctTACAAGTGCCCTGATTGTGCAAAGAGctacaaaagcagagctgaactCACTGTCCACCACCACATCCACACAGAAGAGAGACCCTACAGATGCtctgagtgtgggaagggcttcaaAAACAGAACTGAACTCATCcgccaccagcgcatccacacaggaaagagaccctacaagtgccgtgagtgtgggaagggcttcaaAAGCAGTACTGATCTCATCCGCCACCAGCTtgtccacacaggagagagaccctacaagtgccctgagtgtggcAAGAGCTTCAAAACCAGAACTGACCTCAGTgtccaccagcgcatccacacaggagagagaccctacaagtgcgctgagtgtgggaagggcttcaaaagcagagctgaactCACTGTCCACCAGCGCGTCCACACAGAAGAGAGACCCTACAGATGCtctgagtgtgggaagggcttccGAAGCATTTCCAACCTCATCcgccaccagcgcatccacacaggtgagagaccctacaagtgccctgagtgtgggaagagcttcaaAAGCAGTACTGAACTCACTgtccaccagcgcatccacacaggagagagaccctacaagtgccctgagtgtgggaagggcttcagTAGGCGTTCCCAACTAATCagccaccagcgcatccacacaggagagagaccctacaagtgccctgagtgtgggaagggcttcagCAGCAGTTCCCACCTCATCCGCCACCAGGGaatccacacaggagagagaccctacaagtgccctgagtgtggaAAGAGCTTCAAAAGGAGTGCCCATCTCATCTGCCACCAgtgcatccacacaggagagagacccttcaagtgccctgagtgtgggaacGGCTTCAAAAGCAGTAGTGAACTCACTgtccaccagcgcatccacaattga